Genomic segment of Pacificitalea manganoxidans:
GATCGTCGCCGCGTGCCGGGGCGAACAGCTCGATATGGGCGACAATCCTGCCGAGGCGGTGGAACGCCGGATGCAGGTGCCCGATCTGAGCGGCGTGCCAGATGAGCTTGCCCCGCTGCTGGCAAAGATGCTGGAGCCAAACCCCGATGACCGGCCCGCCAGCATGACGCAGGTGCTGGAATATCTCGACAATCCCGCGCTGTTACAGGCCGTGGGCGGGGCGGCTGCGGCCACCGGCGGGGCCGGGGCCGGGATGGGCGCGGCGATGCCTGCGCAGACAGCCGGACCGCAGGATTTCCCGCATTCGGCGCCGCCCTATTCGCTGCCGCCGCAATCGCTGCCGCCCGGCTCGGTCCCGCCTGCGGGGTTTGCGCCGGGGGCGGGCGATAGCGACAGCCCGTTCGGTGCGGTGCCAGCCGCGCCCGCCTCAGGCACAGCGCCCGCGACGGGCCTGCCCGGTGTTACGTCTCAGCCCGCCGGTCCGTCCAACGGCAATGGCAAGTCCACGGTGATCATGGTCGCGCTTCTGCTGCTGCTCGCCGGGGGCGGGGCCGGGGCCTATTTCGCCGGGCTGCTCGACCCGGTGCTGAACCGCAGCACGGTCGAAACCCCACCGGTCGATGGCACCGGGGCCGGGCAGGACACGGCAACGGATGCGGAGCCTCCGGCCAATCCCGGTGTCGGCGAAAGCATCGGCTCGGGCGACAGCATCGCCGCTCTGCCGGAGCCGGAACCCCCGGCACCGCCCGCGCCCGATCAGCCAGACCCAGACCCGCAGCCGGATACCGATCCAGCCCCGGACGCCGATCCCGATCAGACCGCCAGCATCGCGCCGCCCGACACCACCGCCGACCCGACAGAGGGCGAAGAGCTTCCCGCCGGGCCGGACGCGTCCGAAACCGCGCTCAACGACCTTGATGCCGTGGGTGCGCGCATCGAATGGCTGCGCAACTACGAATTGCCAAGCTGCGTCTACACCTCGATCCTCGGCGTCACGCCGACCAGCTTCGAAATCGAAGGCTTTGCCACCTCGGTCGATCCGTTCTGGCAGCTTCTGACCGATTTCCGCGAAGCTCACGGCACCGAACCTGAGATCGGCGTGCGGCTGATCAAGGACAGCCAATGCGCGGTCGTGAACTTCTTGAAATCCGTCGCAGGCAGCGATGCCACCGCCCCGCGCCTGACGCTCGATAAGGATGTGCTCCGCTCGGGCGAGGCGATCCGGGGCCGGGTCGAACAGATCAACGGACGCCCCATCTGGCTGATGCTGGTCGATGCGCAGGGCGGCACCTATGATCTGTCCTCGCGCCTGAAACCGCAGGAGGATGGCACCGCCACCTTCGCGCTGGGCCTGCGCCCCAATGCGCTAACGGCGGGGGATGAACTGGTGCCGCAGATGATCCTCGCCGTGGCCACCGACGCGCCGCTCGATAGCGTGGCCGTGCCTGCGGGGACGACCTCGGAATCGCTGATGCCCAT
This window contains:
- a CDS encoding serine/threonine-protein kinase, which gives rise to MAGDDDRPENGSGGAAGGSNGATPGASWDIGGAGAGRGAGKDGAAPGAGGADAPQPRRATVPPADTPAHTPPGTPADTPALTPDPDDERTRARAAEKMAAEAEQAEQARRAGEKTVISTAAPSGVDIGTKIMGTFEITQHIATGGMGEVYRGVNIHTQEPVAIKIVLAALAHDEKILSLFQKEATVLGRLHHDAIVRYQLFTVDPGIQRACLVMEFVEGRSVAEYIQDQGAMPLGDVKILISRMASGLQKAHDLGVVHRDLSPDNMIIQDGLISHAKIIDFGIAKSANFGGGTLLGGQFAGKYNYVSPEQLGRYNGHVTARSDIYSAALVIVAACRGEQLDMGDNPAEAVERRMQVPDLSGVPDELAPLLAKMLEPNPDDRPASMTQVLEYLDNPALLQAVGGAAAATGGAGAGMGAAMPAQTAGPQDFPHSAPPYSLPPQSLPPGSVPPAGFAPGAGDSDSPFGAVPAAPASGTAPATGLPGVTSQPAGPSNGNGKSTVIMVALLLLLAGGGAGAYFAGLLDPVLNRSTVETPPVDGTGAGQDTATDAEPPANPGVGESIGSGDSIAALPEPEPPAPPAPDQPDPDPQPDTDPAPDADPDQTASIAPPDTTADPTEGEELPAGPDASETALNDLDAVGARIEWLRNYELPSCVYTSILGVTPTSFEIEGFATSVDPFWQLLTDFREAHGTEPEIGVRLIKDSQCAVVNFLKSVAGSDATAPRLTLDKDVLRSGEAIRGRVEQINGRPIWLMLVDAQGGTYDLSSRLKPQEDGTATFALGLRPNALTAGDELVPQMILAVATDAPLDSVAVPAGTTSESLMPIVQGEISSKGERAAATVGYFRFDTTEEVPQ